A region from the Triticum aestivum cultivar Chinese Spring chromosome 3D, IWGSC CS RefSeq v2.1, whole genome shotgun sequence genome encodes:
- the LOC123078846 gene encoding probable cytokinin riboside 5'-monophosphate phosphoribohydrolase LOGL1 gives MGDTTAAAPAPPRKFGRICVFCGSNSGNRAVFGDAALELGQGLVTRGVDLVYGGGSIGLMGLIAQTVLDGGCRVLGVIPRALMPLEISGASVGEVKIVSDMHERKAEMARQADAFIALPGGYGTMEELLEMITWSQLGIHDKPVGLLNVDGYYDPLLALFDKGAAEGFIKADCRQIIVSAPTAHELLTKMEQYTRSHREVASRTSWEMTELGYGKAAPEPEEEASC, from the exons ATGGGCGACACCACCgcggccgcgcccgcgccgccgagGAAGTTCGGCAGGATCTGCGTCTTCTGCGGCAGCAACTCCGGCAATCGCGCGGTGTTCGGCGACGCGGCGCTCGAGCTCGGCCAGGGGCTG GTGACGAGGGGGGTCGATCTGGTCTATGGCGGCGGCAGCATCGGCTTGATGGGCCTGATCGCCCAGACGGTTCTGGATGGCGGCTGCCGCGTCCTCGG GGTGATTCCAAGAGCACTCATGCCCCTTGAG ATATCTGGTGCAAGTGTTGGAGAAGTAAAGATAGTCTCTGACATGCATGAGAGGAAAGCTGAGATGGCGCGACAAGCCGATGCGTTCATTGCTCTCCCGG GAGGGTATGGAACAATGGAGGAGTTGTTAGAGATGATCACATGGTCGCAGCTCGGAATCCATGACAAACCA GTTGGCTTGCTAAACGTCGACGGGTACTATGATCCGTTACTCGCGCTGTTCGACAAGGGCGCGGCAGAAGGTTTTATTAAGGCCGATTGCAGGCAGATAATCGTGTCGGCGCCAACTGCCCACGAACTGCTGACGAAAATGGAG CAATACACCCGTTCACACCGGGAGGTGGCGTCGCGGACGAGCTGGGAGATGACCGAGCTGGGCTACGGGAAAGCTGCgccggagccagaggaggaggCATCGTGCTGA
- the LOC123078847 gene encoding casein kinase 1-like protein 2 isoform X1 — protein MEPRVGNKFRLGRKIGSGSFGEIYLGTNIQTNEEVAIKLENVKTKHPQLLYESKIYRILQGGTGIPNVRWFGVEGDYNVLVMDLLGPSLEDLFNFCSRKLSLKTVLMLADQMINRVEFVHSKSFLHRDIKPDNFLMGLGRRANQVYVIDFGLAKKYRDTSTHQHIPYRENKNLTGTARYASVNTHLGIEQSRRDDLESLGYVLMYFLRGSLPWQGLKAGTKKQKYEKISEKKVATSIEALCRGYPTEFTSYFHYCRSLRFDDKPDYSYLKRLFRDLFIREGFQFDYVFDWTILKYQQSQIASAPPRVAGHGAGPSGLTPPVLQNDSQSGAVEGRISGWSAMDRRRAPPPIASVGTSNKQKAPVGNDAPISKDPAISGSNFLGRSSGSSRRAAVSSSRDAVASDTFEPSRSRTTDASPGAFRRTSGAQRSPPVDSAEPQRSSSARHSSNPKNYESALKGIEGLNFDGDERAQY, from the exons GAAAATGTGAAGACAAAACATCCTCAGCTGCTCTACGAATCGAAGATCTACAGGATTTTGCAAGGAGGAA CTGGAATCCCAAATGTCAGGTGGTTTGGTGTAGAAGGAGACTACAATGTCTTAGTCATGGATTTGCTGGGGCCAAGTCTGGAGGATCTATTTAATTTTTGCAGCAGAAAATTATCTCTCAAGACTGTACTTATGCTTGCCGATCAGATG ATAAATCGAGTGGAATTCGTCCACTCCAAGTCATTTCTGCATCGAGACATTAAGCCAGATAATTTTCTCATGGGTCTTGGCAGGCGGGCTAATCAG GTCTATGTTATAGATTTTGGTCTTGCCAAAAAGTATAGGGATACCTCGACTCATCAGCACATCCCATACAG AGAGAACAAAAACTTGACTGGGACAGCAAGATATGCAAGCGTGAACACTCATCTTGGCATTG AACAAAGTCGAAGAGATGACTTGGAATCTCTTGGATATGTACTTATGTACTTCCTACGGGGAAG CCTTCCTTGGCAAGGTCTGAAAGCAGGAACAAAGAAGCAAAAGTATGAGAAGATCAGTGAGAAAAAAGTTGCAACATCAATTGAG GCTCTGTGTCGTGGGTATCCTACTGAGTTCACATCATATTTCCATTATTGCCGCTCGCTTCGGTTTGATGACAAGCCTGATTATTCCTACCTTAAGCGACTGTTCCGTGACCTCTTTATCCGCGAAG GTTTTCAGTTTGACTATGTATTTGACTGGACAATACTGAAGTACCAGCAATCTCAAATTGCTAGTGCCCCGCCTCGTGTTGCA GGCCATGGTGCAGGACCTTCTGGGTTGACACCACCTGTATTGCAGAATGATAGTCAATCTG gtgctgttgaAGGGAGGATTAGTGGTTGGTCAGCAATGGACCGACGTCGTGCCCCACCCCCCATTGCAAGCGTGGGGACTTCAAATAAGCAGAAAGCCCCTGTAGGAAATGATGCTCCTATTTCTAAAGACCCTGCG ATATCCGGCTCGAATTTTTTGGGGCGGTCAAGTGGATCGTCAAGGAGAGCTGCTGTTTCAAGTAGCCGGGATGCTGTGGCAAGTGACACTTTTGAGCCTTCACGATCACGCACGACTGATGCAAGCCCTGGTGCATTCCGTAGAACCTCAGGTGCTCAGAGAAGCCCACCGGTTGATTCTGCAGAACCACAGCGTTCCTCTTCGGCTCGGCATTCATCTAACCCGAAGAACTACGAGTCTGCCCTCAAAGGTATTGAAGGTCTTAATTTCGATGGCGATGAGAGGGCTCAGTACTAG
- the LOC123078847 gene encoding casein kinase 1-like protein 2 isoform X2 produces the protein MEPRVGNKFRLGRKIGSGSFGEIYLGTNIQTNEEVAIKLENVKTKHPQLLYESKIYRILQGGTGIPNVRWFGVEGDYNVLVMDLLGPSLEDLFNFCSRKLSLKTVLMLADQMINRVEFVHSKSFLHRDIKPDNFLMGLGRRANQVYVIDFGLAKKYRDTSTHQHIPYRENKNLTGTARYASVNTHLGIEQSRRDDLESLGYVLMYFLRGSLPWQGLKAGTKKQKYEKISEKKVATSIEALCRGYPTEFTSYFHYCRSLRFDDKPDYSYLKRLFRDLFIREGFQFDYVFDWTILKYQQSQIASAPPRVAGHGAGPSGLTPPVLQNDSQSGAVEGRISGWSAMDRRRAPPPIASVGTSNKQKAPVGNDAPISKDPAISGSNFLGRSSGSSRRAAVSSSRDAVASDTFEPSRSRTTDASPGAFRRTSGAQRSPPVDSAEPQRSSSARHSSNPKNYESALKGDVTRRM, from the exons GAAAATGTGAAGACAAAACATCCTCAGCTGCTCTACGAATCGAAGATCTACAGGATTTTGCAAGGAGGAA CTGGAATCCCAAATGTCAGGTGGTTTGGTGTAGAAGGAGACTACAATGTCTTAGTCATGGATTTGCTGGGGCCAAGTCTGGAGGATCTATTTAATTTTTGCAGCAGAAAATTATCTCTCAAGACTGTACTTATGCTTGCCGATCAGATG ATAAATCGAGTGGAATTCGTCCACTCCAAGTCATTTCTGCATCGAGACATTAAGCCAGATAATTTTCTCATGGGTCTTGGCAGGCGGGCTAATCAG GTCTATGTTATAGATTTTGGTCTTGCCAAAAAGTATAGGGATACCTCGACTCATCAGCACATCCCATACAG AGAGAACAAAAACTTGACTGGGACAGCAAGATATGCAAGCGTGAACACTCATCTTGGCATTG AACAAAGTCGAAGAGATGACTTGGAATCTCTTGGATATGTACTTATGTACTTCCTACGGGGAAG CCTTCCTTGGCAAGGTCTGAAAGCAGGAACAAAGAAGCAAAAGTATGAGAAGATCAGTGAGAAAAAAGTTGCAACATCAATTGAG GCTCTGTGTCGTGGGTATCCTACTGAGTTCACATCATATTTCCATTATTGCCGCTCGCTTCGGTTTGATGACAAGCCTGATTATTCCTACCTTAAGCGACTGTTCCGTGACCTCTTTATCCGCGAAG GTTTTCAGTTTGACTATGTATTTGACTGGACAATACTGAAGTACCAGCAATCTCAAATTGCTAGTGCCCCGCCTCGTGTTGCA GGCCATGGTGCAGGACCTTCTGGGTTGACACCACCTGTATTGCAGAATGATAGTCAATCTG gtgctgttgaAGGGAGGATTAGTGGTTGGTCAGCAATGGACCGACGTCGTGCCCCACCCCCCATTGCAAGCGTGGGGACTTCAAATAAGCAGAAAGCCCCTGTAGGAAATGATGCTCCTATTTCTAAAGACCCTGCG ATATCCGGCTCGAATTTTTTGGGGCGGTCAAGTGGATCGTCAAGGAGAGCTGCTGTTTCAAGTAGCCGGGATGCTGTGGCAAGTGACACTTTTGAGCCTTCACGATCACGCACGACTGATGCAAGCCCTGGTGCATTCCGTAGAACCTCAGGTGCTCAGAGAAGCCCACCGGTTGATTCTGCAGAACCACAGCGTTCCTCTTCGGCTCGGCATTCATCTAACCCGAAGAACTACGAGTCTGCCCTCAAAG GAGATGTTACGAGGAGGATGTGA